Proteins co-encoded in one Brassica rapa cultivar Chiifu-401-42 chromosome A02, CAAS_Brap_v3.01, whole genome shotgun sequence genomic window:
- the LOC103853553 gene encoding transmembrane protein 120 homolog isoform X1, which translates to MEVEEEVKRMVEEVKELHDSAASFISSSSHQELTLRQKASSVDASLRRLHSTLASDKSLDPKLEEDLHRARCMLADGDLSSFLPSKPQGRFVRMFLGPVNVRASRKDIQLKVKEEYNSYRDKTALLFLFFPAALMILRSFYWDGCLPAFPVQLYEAWLLFLYAGLAMRENVLRANGSDIRPWWLYHHYCAMGMALVSLTWEIKGQPNCVQKQRGVHLFLQWAMMQGVAMLLQNRYQRQRLYTRIALGKAKRMDVVWGETAGVDGQLWLLCPILFILQGFQAYVGVLLLRAALTGVVAEWQVMVCGILLVVMAVGNFINTVETLMAKSRVKAKMKKSKSRAELNHTS; encoded by the exons ATGGAAGTTGAAGAAGAAGTTAAACGAATGGTGGAGGAGGTGAAGGAGCTCCATGACTCGGCCGCTTCcttcatctcttcttcttcccatCAAGAGCTTACCCTTCGTCAAAAAGCCTCCTCCGTTGACGCATCCCTCCGCCGCCTCCACTCCACTCTCGCCTCCGACAAGAGTCTCGATCCCAAGCTCGAGGAGGATCTGCACCGGGCTAGATGCATGCTCGCTGATGGAGATCTCTCTTCCTTTCTCCCATCCAAACCCCAAG GACGGTTTGTTAGAATGTTTCTGGGGCCGGTGAATGTTCGAGCCTCGCGTAAAGACATTCAGCTCAAAGTCAAAGAAGAGTACAATAGCTACAGA GACAAGACTGCGCTTCTCTTTCTGTTCTTTCCTGCAGCACTCATGATTCTCAGATCTTTTTACTGGGATGGATGTTTGCCTGCCTTTCCTGTTCAGCTCTACGAG GCTTGGCTCTTGTTCCTCTATGCTGGGTTGGCTATGCGAGAGAACGTATTAAGAGCCAACGGGAGCGATATCCGTCCATG GTGGCTATATCATCACTACTGTGCCATGGGGATGGCCCTTGTCAGCCTCACATGGGAAATCAAAGGGCAACCAAACTGTGTCCAGAAACAG AGAGGAGTTCATCTCTTCCTGCAATGGGCTATGATGCAAGGTGTTGCCATGCTTCTGCAAAACAGATACCAACGCCAGAGATTATACACTCGCATAGCACTGGGAAAG GCTAAGAGGATGGATGTTGTATGGGGAGAAACGGCCGGAGTTGATGGACAGTTATGGCTGTTATGTCCTATACTCTTCATTTTACAG GGGTTTCAAGCATACGTTGGAGTACTGTTGCTAAGGGCAGCATTAACCGGAGTTGTTGCTGAATGGCAG GTGATGGTTTGTGGCATTCTTCTGGTAGTGATGGCTGTGGGAAACTTCATAAACACAGTAGAGACATTGATGGCAAAGTCGAGGGTTAAGGCAAAGATGAAGAAAAGTAAAAGCAGAGCGGAGCTTAATCACACTTCATAG
- the LOC103853553 gene encoding transmembrane protein 120 homolog isoform X2 — MEVEEEVKRMVEEVKELHDSAASFISSSSHQELTLRQKASSVDASLRRLHSTLASDKSLDPKLEEDLHRARCMLADGDLSSFLPSKPQGRFVRMFLGPVNVRASRKDIQLKVKEEYNSYRDKTALLFLFFPAALMILRSFYWDGCLPAFPVQLYEAWLLFLYAGLAMRENVLRANGSDIRPWWLYHHYCAMGMALVSLTWEIKGQPNCVQKQRGVHLFLQWAMMQGVAMLLQNRYQRQRLYTRIALGKAKRMDVVWGETAGVDGQLWLLCPILFILQGFQAYVGVLLLRAALTGVVAEWQV, encoded by the exons ATGGAAGTTGAAGAAGAAGTTAAACGAATGGTGGAGGAGGTGAAGGAGCTCCATGACTCGGCCGCTTCcttcatctcttcttcttcccatCAAGAGCTTACCCTTCGTCAAAAAGCCTCCTCCGTTGACGCATCCCTCCGCCGCCTCCACTCCACTCTCGCCTCCGACAAGAGTCTCGATCCCAAGCTCGAGGAGGATCTGCACCGGGCTAGATGCATGCTCGCTGATGGAGATCTCTCTTCCTTTCTCCCATCCAAACCCCAAG GACGGTTTGTTAGAATGTTTCTGGGGCCGGTGAATGTTCGAGCCTCGCGTAAAGACATTCAGCTCAAAGTCAAAGAAGAGTACAATAGCTACAGA GACAAGACTGCGCTTCTCTTTCTGTTCTTTCCTGCAGCACTCATGATTCTCAGATCTTTTTACTGGGATGGATGTTTGCCTGCCTTTCCTGTTCAGCTCTACGAG GCTTGGCTCTTGTTCCTCTATGCTGGGTTGGCTATGCGAGAGAACGTATTAAGAGCCAACGGGAGCGATATCCGTCCATG GTGGCTATATCATCACTACTGTGCCATGGGGATGGCCCTTGTCAGCCTCACATGGGAAATCAAAGGGCAACCAAACTGTGTCCAGAAACAG AGAGGAGTTCATCTCTTCCTGCAATGGGCTATGATGCAAGGTGTTGCCATGCTTCTGCAAAACAGATACCAACGCCAGAGATTATACACTCGCATAGCACTGGGAAAG GCTAAGAGGATGGATGTTGTATGGGGAGAAACGGCCGGAGTTGATGGACAGTTATGGCTGTTATGTCCTATACTCTTCATTTTACAG GGGTTTCAAGCATACGTTGGAGTACTGTTGCTAAGGGCAGCATTAACCGGAGTTGTTGCTGAATGGCAGGTTTAA